One genomic region from Ornithinimicrobium flavum encodes:
- the hpaD gene encoding 3,4-dihydroxyphenylacetate 2,3-dioxygenase, giving the protein MSTTPRTPTSPIPTPTAEPPDVLRCAYMELVVTDLEASRNFYVDVLDLVVTEEDEETVHLRSLEEFIHHNLVLRKGPVAAVAAFSYRVRTPEDLDKTEAFYTELGCRVERRREGFTRGIGDSVRVEDPLGFPYEFFHDVEHVERLAWRYDLHTPGALVRLDHFNQVTPDVPRAVAHMEDLGFRVTEDIQDEAGTTYAAWMRRKPTVHDTAMTGGDGPRMHHVAFATHEKHNIIAICDKLGALRMSDRIERGPGRHGVSNAFYLYLRDPDGHRVEIYTQDYYTGDPDNPVVTWDVHDNQRRDWWGNPVVPSWYTEASLVLDLDGNPQPVQERTDDSEMEVTIGADGFSYTRPEDDADALPSWKQGEYKLGHQL; this is encoded by the coding sequence GTGAGCACCACTCCCCGCACCCCCACCTCACCGATCCCCACCCCGACCGCCGAGCCGCCGGACGTGCTGCGCTGCGCCTACATGGAGCTCGTGGTGACCGACCTGGAGGCCTCGCGCAACTTCTACGTCGACGTCCTCGACCTCGTCGTGACCGAGGAGGACGAGGAGACCGTCCACCTGCGCAGCCTGGAGGAGTTCATCCACCACAACCTCGTGCTGCGCAAGGGCCCGGTCGCGGCCGTCGCCGCCTTCTCCTACCGCGTGCGCACCCCCGAGGACCTGGACAAGACGGAGGCCTTCTACACCGAGCTGGGCTGCCGCGTCGAGCGCCGCCGCGAGGGGTTCACCCGCGGTATCGGCGACTCCGTCAGGGTCGAGGACCCGCTCGGCTTCCCCTACGAGTTCTTCCACGACGTCGAGCACGTCGAGCGGCTCGCGTGGCGCTACGACCTGCACACCCCCGGTGCACTGGTCCGGCTGGACCACTTCAACCAGGTCACCCCGGACGTGCCGCGGGCGGTCGCCCACATGGAGGACCTGGGCTTCCGCGTCACCGAGGACATCCAGGACGAGGCCGGCACCACCTACGCCGCGTGGATGCGGCGCAAGCCCACCGTGCACGACACCGCGATGACCGGGGGCGACGGGCCGCGCATGCACCACGTCGCCTTCGCGACGCACGAGAAGCACAACATCATCGCGATCTGCGACAAGCTCGGCGCGCTGCGGATGTCCGACCGCATCGAGCGCGGACCGGGCCGGCACGGGGTGTCGAACGCCTTCTACCTCTACCTGCGCGACCCGGACGGCCACCGGGTGGAGATCTACACCCAGGACTACTACACCGGCGACCCGGACAACCCGGTCGTCACCTGGGACGTCCACGACAACCAGCGCCGTGACTGGTGGGGCAACCCGGTGGTCCCCTCCTGGTACACCGAGGCCTCGCTGGTGCTCGACCTGGACGGCAACCCCCAGCCGGTGCAGGAGCGCACCGACGACAGCGAGATGGAGGTCACCATCGGCGCCGACGGCTTCTCCTACACGCGCCCGGAGGACGACGCCGACGCCCTGCCGAGCTGGAAGCAGGGCGAGTACAAGCTGGGGCACCAGCTGTGA